One Panicum virgatum strain AP13 chromosome 3N, P.virgatum_v5, whole genome shotgun sequence DNA segment encodes these proteins:
- the LOC120667881 gene encoding uncharacterized protein LOC120667881: MLDDFHEAHFDEGCREEEEEPEATAKAYYDMLAAAQQPLHGHTKVSQLDAIGHLMAVKSQFTLSQDAFDAMLQVIGSMLPEGHILPKSMCEAQKLLRALKMPYEQIHTCPKGCILFRKEHAEAKYCPKCESSRFVEVDSGDGQKRQLAVPVKVLRYLPPIPRIQRLFMTEESAKQMTWHKMGTRYNPDKLVHPSDAQSWPHFDGIHHHKALEARNVRVVLVTDGFNPYGMSAAPYTCWPVFVILLNLPPGIIFQRQNIFLSLIIPGHPGNNMSVYMEPLIDDLLHAWDDGVWTYDRATKTNFRMYVWYHYSLHDLPAYGIFCGWCVHGKFPCPVCKAALMFIWLRKGGKYSSFDKHRQFLPLNHPFRRDKKNFTKGVEVKDHPPQMMMGADICAQLDGLVINVEGGGFVGCGEQHAWAQKSGLWKLPYMADILLPHNIDMMHSEKNVGETLFGTIMDISDKTKDNVKARVDQATLFDRPKLEMRPPGSGKAWRKPKADFVLTRPQRRQVLEWFQTLMFLDGYAANLRRGVNLTTMRINGLKSHDYHIWIERLLPVMVRGYLPDQIWQVLAELSFFFRQLCAKVLSLKAVEEMERMAPVLLYKL; this comes from the coding sequence ATGTTAGatgactttcatgaagcacattTTGATGAAGGAtgtagggaggaggaggaggagccagaggcaaccGCGAAGGCGTACTATGACATGTTGGCTGCAGCCCAGCAACCCCTTCACGGTCATACCAAGGTTTCACAATTGGATGCCATTGGCCACCTAATGGCCGTGAAGTCCCAATTTACCTTGAGTCAAGACGCCTTTGATGCTATGTTACAAGTTATTGGCAGCATGCTTCCAGAAGGgcacattcttccaaagagcatgtGTGAGGCACAGAAACTCCTTCGTGCactgaagatgccatatgaACAGATACATACTTGTCCGAAGGGATGcatcttatttaggaaagaACACGCTGAAGCAAAGTACTGTCCAAAGTGTGAATCCTCTCGGTTCGTGGAGGTAGACTCTGGTGATGGTCAGAAGAGGCAGCTCGCGGTACCCGTGAAAGTCCTACGGTACCTGCCGCCCATACCAAGAATCCAACGTTtgttcatgaccgaggaatccgcgaagcagatgacatggcacaaaatggGAACTCGTTACAATCCTGATAAGCTTGTGCATCCATCCGATGCTCAATCATGGCCCCATTTCGACGGGATTCATCATCACAAAGCTTTGGAGGCTCGTAATGTACGTGTTGTGCTGGTGACAGATGGCTTCAATCCCTATGGAATGTCTGCTGCCCCTTACACTTGTTGGCCCGTGTTCGTTATCCTACTGAATCTCCCACCTGGCATCATTTTTCAACggcagaacatattcttgtcgttGATAATTCCTGGACACCCTGGaaataatatgagtgtgtaCATGGAGCCCCTGATTGACGATTTGCTCCATGCTTGGGACGATGGGGTTTGGACATACGAtcgagctacaaagacaaacttcagaatgtatgtttggtaccaCTATTCCCTGCATGATCTGCCGGCGTATGGGATATTCTGTGGCTGGTGTGTCCACGGGAAGTTCCCTTGtccagtatgcaaggcagcaTTGATGTTCATTTGGTTGCGgaagggtggcaagtattcttcgttcgacaaacatcgacaattcctacCTCTTAACCATCCATTCAGACGAGATAAGAAGAACTTTACAAAAGGTGTTGAGGTTAAAGACCATCCACCGCAGATGATGATGGGTGCCGACATTTGTGCTCAATTAGATGGTCTCGTGATCAATGTTGAAGGTGGGGGTTTTGTGGGATGTGGTGAGCAACATGCTTGGGCGCAGAAGTCGGGCTTGTGGAAGCTCCCCTATATGGCTGACATTCTTCTGCcacataacattgatatgatgcactccGAAAAGAATGTCGGCGAGACATTGTTCGGAACAATCATGGACATTTCAGATAAGACAAAGGATAATGTTAAGGCCAGAGTGGATCAGGCAACATTATTCGATAGACCAAAGCTAGAAATGAGGCCTCCCGGATCAGGCAAGGCGTGGAGAAAGCCTAAGGCCGATTTCGTTCTGACGAGGCCCCAGAGGAGACAAGTCCTAGAATGGTTCCAAACCTTGATGTTCCTTGATGGGTATGCGGCGAATCTGAGAAGGGGAGTGAACTTGACCactatgcgaatcaacgggctcaagagtcatgactaccatataTGGATCGAGCGGCTACTTCCAGTTATGGTTAGAGGCTACCTCCCTGATCAAATCTGGCAAGTGCTGGCAGAGTTGAGCTTTTTCTTCCgccagctttgtgctaaggTGTTATCTCTAAAAGCAGTTGAAGAAATGGAAAGAATGGCGCCTGTGTTGCTCTATAAGCTGTAG